The Oncorhynchus kisutch isolate 150728-3 unplaced genomic scaffold, Okis_V2 scaffold3482, whole genome shotgun sequence genomic interval ctctctctctctctctctctctctccctctctctctctctctgtctctcggtctctctctctctgtctctctgtctctctctctctctctgtctctctctctgtctctctctctctctgtctctctctctgtctctctctgtctctctctctatatatatatatatcaattcaattcaattcaagggctttattggcatgggaaacatgtgttaacattgccaaagcaagtgaggtagataatatacaaagtgaatatataaagggaaataaacaataaaaattaacagtaaacattacacatacagaagtttcaaaacaataaagacattacaaatgtcataatatatatatatacagtgttttaacaatgtacaaatggtaaaggacacaagataaaataaataagcatagatatgggttgtatttacaatggtgtgtgttcttcactggttgcccttttctcgtggcaacaggtcacaaatcttgctgctgtgatggaacactgtggaatttcacccagtagatatgggagtttatcaaaattggatttgttttcgaattctttgtggatctgtgtaatctgagggaaatatgtctctgggcaggaggttaggaagtgcagctcagtttccacctcattttgtgggcagtgagcacatagcctgtcttctcttgagagccatgtctgcctacggcggcctttctcaatagcaaggctatgctcactgagtctgtacatagtaataggcatatatctctctctcccctctccaggtGGTTTCTCTCAGATGTacagatgtgtgtgtgactggctggGTCTGCCCTACAGAGAGGAAGTTCAATGGGTCAGTATCCTCTTGGCTAACTAATAATTATTTATGActaaatttattattattatcaggTGTGTTTTAACATTTCCTTACATCTGGGGAATGACACGAGGTTTGTGTTCATGTCCATGTTGTCTTGTCGGTTCAATAGAACATGTAGCCTAGGTACTGTAGGTTCTAGAATCACTATGACAGTGGTGACACACCTACTCTAACAGTCATTTCCTGTCTAATCAAATCAGAGTTTATTGGTAGCGAACACAGTTTTGTAAATGTTATTCTTCtgtttccagctccaacagtgcagtaatatccagTACACATCTATCACACTTAGCAGGATGTAGACACACCGTTTGCTGCATAAAATGTGCTTAGAAATCATTTGTTAATTCTTCATCTTGAAGTGCTCGATTCCATTTAACGTAGCTATTTGATTACTATGACAGTGGTGAGAAGGAAGCTCACAGTCTGTTTCCTGTCACGTCTTCTAGGACGTAGACACCATCTATCTGACTCAAGACACACGGGATCTCAGCCTTCAGGACTTCAGTCATCTGGAGAATAGGTGAGTCACTAGGTTCAAGACACACGGGATCTCAGCCTGCAGGACTTCAGTCATCTGGAGAATAGGTGAGTCACTAGGTTCAAGACACACGGGATCTCAGCCTGCAGGACTTCAGTCATCTGGAGAATAGGTGAGTCACTAGGTTCAAGACACACGGGATCTCAGCCTGCAGGACTTCAGTCATCTGGAGAATAGGTGAGTCACTAGGTTCAAGACACACGGGATCTCAGCCTGCAGGACTTCAGTCATCTGGAGAATAGGTGAGTCACTAGGTTCAAGACACACGGTATCTCAGCCTGCAGGACTTCAGTCATCTGGAGAATAGGTGAGTCACTAGGTTCAAGACACACGGGATCTCAGCCTGCAGGACTTCAGTCATCTGGAGAATAGGTGAGTCACTAGGTTCAAGACACACGGGATCTCAGCCTGCAGGACTTCAGTCATCTGGAGAATAGGTGAGTCACTAGGTTCAAGACACACGGTATCTCAGCCTGCAGGACTTCAGTCATCTGGAGAATAGGTGAGTCACTAGGTTCAAGACACACGGGATCTCAGCCTGCAGGACTTCAGTCATCTGGAGAATAGGTGAGTCACTAGGTTCAAGACACACGGGATCTCAGCCTGCAGGACTTCAGTCATCTGGAGAATAGGTGAGTCACTAGGTTGTATCTCATGCACTGTAGTACTCTATCATGGCAGCTActgaacagtaatacagtaatacacttTGTCATGTTTTCTAACATTAATGTTAAAGGGGACAAAGCAATAGCAAAGCGTCGTCCCACTACTGTTTgtgtaaaaagctgagggatgtggCTAAAGTAACCAGTCTCAGATGAATAGACAGGGCTCTGGGtggaaggactgaccatccaggatatacagtcgtggccaaaagttttgacaatgacacaaatatgaagcctgctgcctcagtttgtatgatgtcaatttgcatatactccagaatgttatgaagagtgatcagatgaattgcattTAATTGCAAAGTTCCTGTTTGCCAtacaaattaactgaatcccccccaaaacatttccactgcatttctgccctgccacaaaaggaccagctgacatcatgtcagtgattctctcgttaacacaggtgtgagtgttgacgaggacaaggctggcgatcactctgtcatgctgattgagttcgaataacagactggaagcttcaaaaggagggtggtgcttggaatcattgttcttcctctgtcaaccatggttacctgcatggaaacacgtgccgtcatcattgctttgcacaaaaagagcttcacaggcaaggatattgctgccagtaagattgcacctagattgcaccatttatcggatcatcgagaacttcaaggagagcggttgaattgttgtgaagaaggcttcagggcgcccaagaaagtccagcaagcgccaggaccgtctcctgaagttgattcagctgcgggatcggggcaccaccagtacagagcttgctcaggaatggcggcaggcaggtgtgagtgcatttgtacgcacagtgaggcgaagacttttggaggatggccaggtgtcaagaagggcagcaaagaagccacttctctccaggaaaaacatcagggacagactgatattctgcaaaaggtacagggattagactgctgaggactggggtaaagtcattttctctgatgaatcccctttccaattgtttggggcatccggaaaaaagcttgtccggggaagacaaggtgagcgctaccatcagtcctgtgtcatgccaacagtaaagcatccggagaccattcatgtgtgggattgcttctcagccaagggagtgggctcactcacaattttgcctaagaacacagccatgaataaagaatggtaccaacacatcctcagagagcaacttctcccaaccatcgaGGAACAGTTTGGTggtgaacaatgccttttccagcatgatggagcactttGCCAGAAGGAAaacgtgataactaagtggctcgggaacaaaacatcgatattttgggtccatggacaggaaactccccagaccttaatcccattgagaatttgtggtcaatcctcaagaggcgggtggacaaacaaaaacccacacattctgacaaactccaagtattGATTATGcatgaatgggctgccatcagtcaggatgtggccctgaagttaattgacagcatgccagggtggattccagaggtcttgaaaaagaagggtcaacactgcaaatattgactctttgcatcaacttcatgtaattgtcaataaaagcctttgacacttatgaaatgcttgtaattatacttcagtatccatagtaacatctgacacaaatatctaaagacactgaagcaggaaactttgtggaaattaatatttgtgtcattctcaaaacttttagcCACGACTGTTTGCATTAACTTTGTTGACAAACAATCGAGTTATAAACACAGTTCTATTTTAAGTTGTGATGGGTATGACAGTTGATGGggcatttataaattatattcttcaagaaccaatgggtacatatcattcatataTAAGtctaaaaatgtatgtagcaactgcatCTTGTCCCTTTTAAATGTGTAACGTTTCACTTTGTAATTCAATTCTGTAATTTAAATTCTTAAATGCTGTAAATTTCATATTATAATGGTTGATtatttgaaatgtaaaaaaataaatatgcatTGACATTGTCTTTAACCTCCTGATATGGGTTTACTGAACCAGCCTTCATCCATTCTCCCAAGGTGTTTAATATCCCAAAGGTGATTGATATTGTCTCTGTGTCCCTGGCAGGGATCTAGTGGCTATAATAGCAGTGTTGGAGTACAACCAATGGTTCACAAAGCTCTCCACAAAGGATTGTAAACTGGTGAGTTAAACTGAGCCTTCGTACCcccactctgtctgcctctgtctcctccctttcctcatctctctgtctgtctctctttctgtctgcctctgtctgtcactcagtctgcctctcgctctctctctctctctgtctctctctctgtctgtctctctgtctgtctctctgtctgtctctgtctcgctgtctgtctgtctctctgtctgtctctgtgtctgtctcgctgtctctctgcctgtctctctgcctgtctctctgtccgtctcgctgtccgtctctctgtctgtctctctgtctgtctctctgtctgtatctctgtctgcatctctgtctgtctctctgtctgtctctctgtctgtctctgtgtctgtctctctgtctgtctttctcgctgtctgtctctctctctgtctcgctgtctgtctctctgtctgtctctctgtctatatctctgcctgtctctctgcctgtctctctgcctgtctctctgtccgtctcgctgtccgtctctctgtctgtctctgtgtctgtctctctgtctgtctttctcgctgtctgtctctctctctgtctctctgtctgtctctctgtctgtctctctgtctgtctctctgtctgtctctcccccacaGCAGAACAGTCAGGTGTTTCCCTGTGATAAGACTCTTCATTCCACAAAGAACAGTGGGTATCAGTTACACAGTGTCAGTCCAGCCAAGTATCTCAGACACAACCTGAACATCCTTTCCCCCTAGTCTTGTCAACTATCACTCAGTTCCATCATggaggacatacacacacatacacacacacacacacacatatacacacacacacacacacaaagcagacCAAAAGGTTTTGTGGGGGTAATTAGACTCTGAATGTTAATGTCCTTGTATTGACTATGGAGTATgagatttatgtttatttattttcccttttgtactttaactatttgtacatcattacgacactgtatatagacataatatgacatttgaaatgtctctattcctttggaactttagtgattgtaatgtttactgttcatttttttatagtttttcacttttgtttattgtctatttcacttTCTGTGACAATGTAAattaaagccccttaaattgaattgaaattgagagagagacaaagaggtgtagagagagacacacagagagagagagagagagatttagagagagagagataaagaaagagagagtggtgagCCCCTCAGCCCGGTAGCTTTGTTTGAGAGCTAAGTTGCCATAGAAACCAGCGCAGGGTCTTTGGGATACTAAAGCTCCTGTTTTGACTGGTATGTGATGTGATGCATGTGTCTGCTAGTCTGTGACAGGAAAGTATTCCTCGGGCTCCTCTGGTCTTAATGGCCGTGTGGGTTGGAAGGTTGGGAATTAGATTTCTCTGCATTCAGAAATACTTTAGCATTAAGGAGTTAGATTGGGGGTAAGACTGGGGgtggactagtgtcctgtccagggggtgtcctgtccaggaggtgtcctggtacatcaagctgtctcactacagaaacaggagatagactagtgtcctgtccagggggtgtcctggtacatcaagctgctacagaaacaggagatagactagtgtcctgtccagggggtgtcctggtacatcaagctgctacagaaacaggagatagactagtgtcctgtccagggggtgtcctggtacatcaagctgtctcactacagaaacaggagatagactagtgtcctgtccagggggtgtactggtacatcaagctgtctcactacagaaacaggagatagactagtgtcctgtccagggggtgtcctggtacatcaagctgctacagaaacaggagatagactagtgtcctgtccagggggtgtcctggtacatcaagctgtctcac includes:
- the LOC116371659 gene encoding F-actin-uncapping protein LRRC16A-like; protein product: MKKLSMEPPERITSLQTLWDNHKVAEPGPCGGFSQMYRCVCDWLGLPYREEVQWDVDTIYLTQDTRDLSLQDFSHLENRDLVAIIAVLEYNQWFTKLSTKDCKLVS